In Prunus dulcis chromosome 2, ALMONDv2, whole genome shotgun sequence, a single genomic region encodes these proteins:
- the LOC117620156 gene encoding telomerase reverse transcriptase isoform X4 yields MRKKRCVPEVLRRLFHNRPLTLADAITSLLPPHSSSSVPDDCRFCKGSRCLSCSGPNGMSFILRPNDPSDYCNLLNHCYVVWERAPTLAHFSPDSHWSQIEIVRAVIEVMMLEQPLSSNVICTGYDKCNQSSPIVELLNSSAWCLLLERVGDGIMVYLLRNASIFLPIQRKKHEQVTGLPISNLCPKKLKPAPQALHQQSLQNPCGPRKKRERDDNIQSMLKRQQLGSSFSTDETFSSVTCSDSGFDRNKHGHTEAAMETTSTVSDGDEGNLNHELQQSSERLKKRKRPFRWQRCRKRRQLTSQETSVKGPFTTVLADKESLPGRLSCCLKPSSGLHDTKCSCLGFQVAQKVAKGAEIDRKSMFFNLERSLSVFPKRHVLNSVKPNSVGAESLVKCIFGMSDIESALSKICPHGSGPCLMGSACLHHSLVKSLKILIRRARHCHHLRLLEKHCFITSPNPNAIKNSGCIFEGERRGNSVLKKSQCCTTDSCNGSPAAIDSHSEAIKSYCLKSQVVSFVWAVCRSIIPPDLLGTPSNWRMLRRNISKFICLRRFENFSLKQCMHKLKTSRFPFLSDKQYFCCMNNQAPKGVDGKSSEINKGSTKLNDAAHLVKQKVLESWIYWFFSSIIVPLLQANFYVTESENGKQDLYYYQKSVWEKVKNKTVTCMKAQNYHYLDTATTRRIIRKRLFGFSKLRICPKEYGVRLLANLKASSRMPRQEFYLGDRSGGRLGRTKMHQRRVRFEHFKSVNRVLRDTHAVLKSIRFKEPEKLGSSVFDYNDVYRKLCPFVIGLKNGSAMMPDVFIVVSDVSKAFDSVDQDKLLCVMKDVLRTDEYFLKHAYEVLCTKKSLWVHEKPILVDQNTSSRFKSSVVHRSLHSVLVNQECSRSVKKQELFFNLNQHVKRNVLQLDKKFYLQGVGIPQGSVLSSLLCSLYYGHLDRNVIFPFLEKTWEPARVDLSRGHNFEDTSAAQSGSEDKIGSSSSHFLVRFIDDFLFISTSKKQASSFYSRLQRGFRDYNCFMNEKKFGVNFNIRPMPGLPSNRVYLGEDGISFLRYCGLLINSCTLEVQADYTKVFEQPFKFNSYCQLARPT; encoded by the exons ATGCGGAAGAAACGCTGCGTTCCGGAGGTCCTCCGCCGGTTATTCCATAACCGGCCGCTCACATTGGCCGACGCCATCACCTCCTTACTCCCTCCTCATTCCTCGTCGTCAGTCCCCGACGACTGTCGTTTTTGCAAGGGCAGCCGTTGCCTCAGCTGCAGCGGGCCCAACGGCATGTCGTTCATTCTCCGACCCAACGACCCTTCCGATTACTGCAACCTCCTCAACCACTGCTACGTCGTCTGGGAACGCGCCCCTACGCTTGCTCACTTTTCCCCCGACTCTCATTGGTCCCAAATTGAG ATTGTGAGAGCGGTGATTGAAGTGATGATGCTTGAGCAACCTCTGTCTTCCAATGTGATATGTACTGGTTATGATAAG TGTAATCAGTCAAGCCCCATTGTGGAGCTTCTAAATTCTTCGGCTTGGTGTCTTCTATTAGAAAGG GTTGGGGATGGTATTATGGTTTATTTACTAAGGAATGCGTCTATATTTTTGCCAATTCAGCGTAAGAAACATGAGCAGGTCACAGGTCTTCCTATCAGTAACTTATGTCCGAAGAAGTTGAAGCCTGCACCGCAGGCACTACATCAACAGTCATTGCAAAATCCATGTG GACCCCGGaaaaagagggaaagagaTGATAACATACAGTCAATGTTGAAGAGACAGCAGCTCGGTAGTTCTTTCAGCACTGATGAAACATTCAGTTCTGTTACCTGCAGTGATAGTGGATTTGATAGGAATAAGCATGGCCATACTGAAGCAGCTATGGAAACAACCAGCACTGTTAGCGATGGCGATGAGGGTAATTTAAATCATGAACTTCAACAGAGTTCAGAAAGGCTTAAGAAGCGTAAAAGACCATTTAGATGGCAGCGCTGCAGGAAGCGCAGACAATTAACTTCTCAAGAAACCAGCGTTAAGGGTCCTTTCACAACAGTTCTTGCTGACAAAGAGAGCTTACCTGGCAGGCTTTCTTGTTGCTTGAAACCGAGCTCAGGTCTTCATGATACAAAG TGCTCTTGTTTGGGGTTCCAAGTTGCACAAAAGGTTGCCAAAGGGGCTGAAATAGACAGAAAATCCATGTTCTTTAACTTGGAACGCTCATTATCAGTTTTCCCCAAAAGAC ATGTGCTGAATTCTGTAAAGCCCAATTCTGTCGGTGCAGAGTCTCTTGTTAAGTGTATTTTTGGCATGTCGGACATAGAAAGTGCTCTGTCCAAGATATGTCCTCATGGAAGTGGTCCTTGTCTCATGGGTTCTGCATGCCT GCATCACTCACTTGTTAAGTCGCTTAAAATTCTCATACGCAGAGCTCGGCATTGCCATCATTTGAGATTATTGGAGAAGCATTGTTTTATTACATCTCCAAATCCGAATGCTATTAAAAATTCTGGTTGCATCTTTGAG GGAGAAAGGCGGGGTAACAGTGTACTGAAGAAATCTCAGTGTTGTACTACTGATTCTTGCAATGGTTCTCCAGCAGCCATTGATTCTCATTCTGAGGCAATTAAGTCTTACTGCTTGAAAAGTCAGGTGGTGTCCTTTGTATGGGCTGTTTGTAGGAGTATTATTCCACCAGATTTGCTAGGAACTCCTTCTAACTGGAGAATGTTGAGGAGAAATATTTCCAAGTTCATTTGTCTTAgaagatttgaaaatttttctttaaagcaATGTATGCATAAATTGAAAACATCTAGGTTCCCATTTTTATCAGATAAACAGTATTTCTGCTGCATGAATAATCAGGCACCAAAAGGCGTAGATGGAAAAAGTTCAGAAATTAATAAAGGATCCACTAAATTGAATGATGCCGCACATCttgtaaaacaaaaagtcTTAGAAAGCTGGATTTATTGGTTCTTTTCATCTATAATTGTTCCTTTGTTGCAAGCCAACTTCTATGTCACTGAGAGTGAGAATGGGAAGCAAGATTTATATTACTATCAAAAGTCAGTGTGGGAGAAAGTGAAGAATAAGACCGTTACTTGCATGAAAGCTCAGAACTATCATTACTTGGATACTGCAACAACTAGAAGGATTATAAGAAAAAGATTGTTTGGTTTTTCAAAGCTCCGGATTTGTCCAAAAGAATATGGAGTGAGGTTGCTAGCAAATTTAAAAGCATCATCAAGAATGCCAAGGCAAGAGTTCTATTTGGGAGATCGGTCCGGTGGAAGACTAGGAAGAACAAAAATGCATCAGAGAAGGGTCAGATTTGAACATTTTAAGTCAGTGAATCGTGTTCTTCGTGATACACATGCTGTTTTAAAATCTATACGATTCAAGGAGCCAGAGAAGTTAGGTTCATCAGTGTTTGATTACAATGATGTCTACAGAAAGTTGTGCCCTTTTGTAATTGGTTTGAAGAATGGATCGGCAATGATGCCTGATGTATTTATTGTTGTTTCTGATGTGTCAAAAGCCTTTGATTCTGTTGACCAGGATAAGCTGCTTTGTGTAATGAAAGATGTCCTAAGAACAGATGAATACTTTCTCAAACATGCTTATGAAGTTCTTTGCACAAagaaatctttgtgggttcaTGAGAAGCCTATATTAGTGGATCAAAATACCAGCTCGAGATTTAAATCTTCTGTCGTACACCGATCATTGCACAGTGTCCTTGTTAATCAG GAGTGTAGTAGGTCTGTGAAGAAGCAGGAGCTATTTTTTAATCTAAATCAACATGTGAAACGCAATGTTCTGCAGTTGGATAAGAAGTTTTATTTGCAAGGTGTAGGCATTCCTCAAGGAAGTGTTTTGTCTTCTTTGCTTTGCTCATTATACTATGGACATCTGGACAGGAATGTGATCTTTCCATTTCTTGAAAAAACTTGGGAACCTGCAAGAGTAGATTTATCAAGAGGACATAATTTTGAAGACACTTCTGCTGCACAGAGTGGTAGTGAGGATAAAATTGGTTCGTCCTCTAGTCATTTTCTAGTAAGGTTTATTGATgactttcttttcatttcaacttCAAAGAAGCAGGCTTCTAGCTTCTACTCCAGGTTGCAAAGAGGATTTCGGGATTACAACTGCTTCATGAATGAGAAAAAGTTTGGCGTAAACTTTAATATTCGACCGATGCCTGGGCTGCCATCAAACAGAGTATACCTTGGTGAAGACGGCATATCATTCCTTCGATATTGTGGTTTGCTTATCAATTCTTGCACTCTCGAAGTTCAGGCAGACTACACAAAG GTATTTGAGCAACCATTTAAGTTCAACTCTTACTGTCAGCTGGCAAGGCCAACCTAG
- the LOC117620156 gene encoding telomerase reverse transcriptase isoform X1, whose protein sequence is MRKKRCVPEVLRRLFHNRPLTLADAITSLLPPHSSSSVPDDCRFCKGSRCLSCSGPNGMSFILRPNDPSDYCNLLNHCYVVWERAPTLAHFSPDSHWSQIEIVRAVIEVMMLEQPLSSNVICTGYDKCNQSSPIVELLNSSAWCLLLERVGDGIMVYLLRNASIFLPIQRKKHEQVTGLPISNLCPKKLKPAPQALHQQSLQNPCGPRKKRERDDNIQSMLKRQQLGSSFSTDETFSSVTCSDSGFDRNKHGHTEAAMETTSTVSDGDEGNLNHELQQSSERLKKRKRPFRWQRCRKRRQLTSQETSVKGPFTTVLADKESLPGRLSCCLKPSSGLHDTKCSCLGFQVAQKVAKGAEIDRKSMFFNLERSLSVFPKRHVLNSVKPNSVGAESLVKCIFGMSDIESALSKICPHGSGPCLMGSACLHHSLVKSLKILIRRARHCHHLRLLEKHCFITSPNPNAIKNSGCIFEGERRGNSVLKKSQCCTTDSCNGSPAAIDSHSEAIKSYCLKSQVVSFVWAVCRSIIPPDLLGTPSNWRMLRRNISKFICLRRFENFSLKQCMHKLKTSRFPFLSDKQYFCCMNNQAPKGVDGKSSEINKGSTKLNDAAHLVKQKVLESWIYWFFSSIIVPLLQANFYVTESENGKQDLYYYQKSVWEKVKNKTVTCMKAQNYHYLDTATTRRIIRKRLFGFSKLRICPKEYGVRLLANLKASSRMPRQEFYLGDRSGGRLGRTKMHQRRVRFEHFKSVNRVLRDTHAVLKSIRFKEPEKLGSSVFDYNDVYRKLCPFVIGLKNGSAMMPDVFIVVSDVSKAFDSVDQDKLLCVMKDVLRTDEYFLKHAYEVLCTKKSLWVHEKPILVDQNTSSRFKSSVVHRSLHSVLVNQECSRSVKKQELFFNLNQHVKRNVLQLDKKFYLQGVGIPQGSVLSSLLCSLYYGHLDRNVIFPFLEKTWEPARVDLSRGHNFEDTSAAQSGSEDKIGSSSSHFLVRFIDDFLFISTSKKQASSFYSRLQRGFRDYNCFMNEKKFGVNFNIRPMPGLPSNRVYLGEDGISFLRYCGLLINSCTLEVQADYTKYLSNHLSSTLTVSWQGQPSRHLKEKLCDYMRPKCHPIFFDSNINSASVVRLNIYQAFLLCAMKFHCYVRDISNIWKLCNRSYANMIKRSLRYMYVLIKRRMRSVYNGSDFQPILQLEKGEVEWLGLFAYIQVLKRKQSRHKELLSLLTSKLLSHKITGSVSSQLSYAVDRSHSSLMWKIKY, encoded by the exons ATGCGGAAGAAACGCTGCGTTCCGGAGGTCCTCCGCCGGTTATTCCATAACCGGCCGCTCACATTGGCCGACGCCATCACCTCCTTACTCCCTCCTCATTCCTCGTCGTCAGTCCCCGACGACTGTCGTTTTTGCAAGGGCAGCCGTTGCCTCAGCTGCAGCGGGCCCAACGGCATGTCGTTCATTCTCCGACCCAACGACCCTTCCGATTACTGCAACCTCCTCAACCACTGCTACGTCGTCTGGGAACGCGCCCCTACGCTTGCTCACTTTTCCCCCGACTCTCATTGGTCCCAAATTGAG ATTGTGAGAGCGGTGATTGAAGTGATGATGCTTGAGCAACCTCTGTCTTCCAATGTGATATGTACTGGTTATGATAAG TGTAATCAGTCAAGCCCCATTGTGGAGCTTCTAAATTCTTCGGCTTGGTGTCTTCTATTAGAAAGG GTTGGGGATGGTATTATGGTTTATTTACTAAGGAATGCGTCTATATTTTTGCCAATTCAGCGTAAGAAACATGAGCAGGTCACAGGTCTTCCTATCAGTAACTTATGTCCGAAGAAGTTGAAGCCTGCACCGCAGGCACTACATCAACAGTCATTGCAAAATCCATGTG GACCCCGGaaaaagagggaaagagaTGATAACATACAGTCAATGTTGAAGAGACAGCAGCTCGGTAGTTCTTTCAGCACTGATGAAACATTCAGTTCTGTTACCTGCAGTGATAGTGGATTTGATAGGAATAAGCATGGCCATACTGAAGCAGCTATGGAAACAACCAGCACTGTTAGCGATGGCGATGAGGGTAATTTAAATCATGAACTTCAACAGAGTTCAGAAAGGCTTAAGAAGCGTAAAAGACCATTTAGATGGCAGCGCTGCAGGAAGCGCAGACAATTAACTTCTCAAGAAACCAGCGTTAAGGGTCCTTTCACAACAGTTCTTGCTGACAAAGAGAGCTTACCTGGCAGGCTTTCTTGTTGCTTGAAACCGAGCTCAGGTCTTCATGATACAAAG TGCTCTTGTTTGGGGTTCCAAGTTGCACAAAAGGTTGCCAAAGGGGCTGAAATAGACAGAAAATCCATGTTCTTTAACTTGGAACGCTCATTATCAGTTTTCCCCAAAAGAC ATGTGCTGAATTCTGTAAAGCCCAATTCTGTCGGTGCAGAGTCTCTTGTTAAGTGTATTTTTGGCATGTCGGACATAGAAAGTGCTCTGTCCAAGATATGTCCTCATGGAAGTGGTCCTTGTCTCATGGGTTCTGCATGCCT GCATCACTCACTTGTTAAGTCGCTTAAAATTCTCATACGCAGAGCTCGGCATTGCCATCATTTGAGATTATTGGAGAAGCATTGTTTTATTACATCTCCAAATCCGAATGCTATTAAAAATTCTGGTTGCATCTTTGAG GGAGAAAGGCGGGGTAACAGTGTACTGAAGAAATCTCAGTGTTGTACTACTGATTCTTGCAATGGTTCTCCAGCAGCCATTGATTCTCATTCTGAGGCAATTAAGTCTTACTGCTTGAAAAGTCAGGTGGTGTCCTTTGTATGGGCTGTTTGTAGGAGTATTATTCCACCAGATTTGCTAGGAACTCCTTCTAACTGGAGAATGTTGAGGAGAAATATTTCCAAGTTCATTTGTCTTAgaagatttgaaaatttttctttaaagcaATGTATGCATAAATTGAAAACATCTAGGTTCCCATTTTTATCAGATAAACAGTATTTCTGCTGCATGAATAATCAGGCACCAAAAGGCGTAGATGGAAAAAGTTCAGAAATTAATAAAGGATCCACTAAATTGAATGATGCCGCACATCttgtaaaacaaaaagtcTTAGAAAGCTGGATTTATTGGTTCTTTTCATCTATAATTGTTCCTTTGTTGCAAGCCAACTTCTATGTCACTGAGAGTGAGAATGGGAAGCAAGATTTATATTACTATCAAAAGTCAGTGTGGGAGAAAGTGAAGAATAAGACCGTTACTTGCATGAAAGCTCAGAACTATCATTACTTGGATACTGCAACAACTAGAAGGATTATAAGAAAAAGATTGTTTGGTTTTTCAAAGCTCCGGATTTGTCCAAAAGAATATGGAGTGAGGTTGCTAGCAAATTTAAAAGCATCATCAAGAATGCCAAGGCAAGAGTTCTATTTGGGAGATCGGTCCGGTGGAAGACTAGGAAGAACAAAAATGCATCAGAGAAGGGTCAGATTTGAACATTTTAAGTCAGTGAATCGTGTTCTTCGTGATACACATGCTGTTTTAAAATCTATACGATTCAAGGAGCCAGAGAAGTTAGGTTCATCAGTGTTTGATTACAATGATGTCTACAGAAAGTTGTGCCCTTTTGTAATTGGTTTGAAGAATGGATCGGCAATGATGCCTGATGTATTTATTGTTGTTTCTGATGTGTCAAAAGCCTTTGATTCTGTTGACCAGGATAAGCTGCTTTGTGTAATGAAAGATGTCCTAAGAACAGATGAATACTTTCTCAAACATGCTTATGAAGTTCTTTGCACAAagaaatctttgtgggttcaTGAGAAGCCTATATTAGTGGATCAAAATACCAGCTCGAGATTTAAATCTTCTGTCGTACACCGATCATTGCACAGTGTCCTTGTTAATCAG GAGTGTAGTAGGTCTGTGAAGAAGCAGGAGCTATTTTTTAATCTAAATCAACATGTGAAACGCAATGTTCTGCAGTTGGATAAGAAGTTTTATTTGCAAGGTGTAGGCATTCCTCAAGGAAGTGTTTTGTCTTCTTTGCTTTGCTCATTATACTATGGACATCTGGACAGGAATGTGATCTTTCCATTTCTTGAAAAAACTTGGGAACCTGCAAGAGTAGATTTATCAAGAGGACATAATTTTGAAGACACTTCTGCTGCACAGAGTGGTAGTGAGGATAAAATTGGTTCGTCCTCTAGTCATTTTCTAGTAAGGTTTATTGATgactttcttttcatttcaacttCAAAGAAGCAGGCTTCTAGCTTCTACTCCAGGTTGCAAAGAGGATTTCGGGATTACAACTGCTTCATGAATGAGAAAAAGTTTGGCGTAAACTTTAATATTCGACCGATGCCTGGGCTGCCATCAAACAGAGTATACCTTGGTGAAGACGGCATATCATTCCTTCGATATTGTGGTTTGCTTATCAATTCTTGCACTCTCGAAGTTCAGGCAGACTACACAAA GTATTTGAGCAACCATTTAAGTTCAACTCTTACTGTCAGCTGGCAAGGCCAACCTAGTCGTcatttgaaggaaaaattgTGTGACTATATGAGACCTAAATGTCATCCAATATTCTTTGATTCCAACATTAATTCAGCATCTGTTGTGAGATTAAATATCTACCAAGCGTTCTTGTTATGTGCAATGAAGTTCCATTGTTATGTTCGCGACATATCAAACATATGGAAACTTTGCAATAGATCCTATGCTAACATGATCAAGAGATCTTTGAG GTACATGTATGTGCTCATAAAGAGAAGGATGCGTTCTGTGTATAATGGTTCTGACTTCCAACCAATACTTCAATTGGAAAAGGGAGAAGTTGAGTGGCTTGGTTTATTTGCTTATATCCAAGTACTGAAGAGAAAGCAATCACGGCATAAGGAGTTGCTCTCCTTATTGACATCTAAGTTGTTGAGTCATAAAATAACGGGGTCTGTGTCTTCTCAACTAAGTTATGCTGTTGATAGATCACATTCCTCTCTAATGTGGAAGATCAAGTATTAG
- the LOC117620156 gene encoding telomerase reverse transcriptase isoform X2: MRKKRCVPEVLRRLFHNRPLTLADAITSLLPPHSSSSVPDDCRFCKGSRCLSCSGPNGMSFILRPNDPSDYCNLLNHCYVVWERAPTLAHFSPDSHWSQIEIVRAVIEVMMLEQPLSSNVICTGYDKCNQSSPIVELLNSSAWCLLLERVGDGIMVYLLRNASIFLPIQRKKHEQVTGLPISNLCPKKLKPAPQALHQQSLQNPCGPRKKRERDDNIQSMLKRQQLGSSFSTDETFSSVTCSDSGFDRNKHGHTEAAMETTSTVSDGDEGNLNHELQQSSERLKKRKRPFRWQRCRKRRQLTSQETSVKGPFTTVLADKESLPGRLSCCLKPSSGLHDTKCSCLGFQVAQKVAKGAEIDRKSMFFNLERSLSVFPKRHVLNSVKPNSVGAESLVKCIFGMSDIESALSKICPHGSGPCLMGSACLARHCHHLRLLEKHCFITSPNPNAIKNSGCIFEGERRGNSVLKKSQCCTTDSCNGSPAAIDSHSEAIKSYCLKSQVVSFVWAVCRSIIPPDLLGTPSNWRMLRRNISKFICLRRFENFSLKQCMHKLKTSRFPFLSDKQYFCCMNNQAPKGVDGKSSEINKGSTKLNDAAHLVKQKVLESWIYWFFSSIIVPLLQANFYVTESENGKQDLYYYQKSVWEKVKNKTVTCMKAQNYHYLDTATTRRIIRKRLFGFSKLRICPKEYGVRLLANLKASSRMPRQEFYLGDRSGGRLGRTKMHQRRVRFEHFKSVNRVLRDTHAVLKSIRFKEPEKLGSSVFDYNDVYRKLCPFVIGLKNGSAMMPDVFIVVSDVSKAFDSVDQDKLLCVMKDVLRTDEYFLKHAYEVLCTKKSLWVHEKPILVDQNTSSRFKSSVVHRSLHSVLVNQECSRSVKKQELFFNLNQHVKRNVLQLDKKFYLQGVGIPQGSVLSSLLCSLYYGHLDRNVIFPFLEKTWEPARVDLSRGHNFEDTSAAQSGSEDKIGSSSSHFLVRFIDDFLFISTSKKQASSFYSRLQRGFRDYNCFMNEKKFGVNFNIRPMPGLPSNRVYLGEDGISFLRYCGLLINSCTLEVQADYTKYLSNHLSSTLTVSWQGQPSRHLKEKLCDYMRPKCHPIFFDSNINSASVVRLNIYQAFLLCAMKFHCYVRDISNIWKLCNRSYANMIKRSLRYMYVLIKRRMRSVYNGSDFQPILQLEKGEVEWLGLFAYIQVLKRKQSRHKELLSLLTSKLLSHKITGSVSSQLSYAVDRSHSSLMWKIKY; this comes from the exons ATGCGGAAGAAACGCTGCGTTCCGGAGGTCCTCCGCCGGTTATTCCATAACCGGCCGCTCACATTGGCCGACGCCATCACCTCCTTACTCCCTCCTCATTCCTCGTCGTCAGTCCCCGACGACTGTCGTTTTTGCAAGGGCAGCCGTTGCCTCAGCTGCAGCGGGCCCAACGGCATGTCGTTCATTCTCCGACCCAACGACCCTTCCGATTACTGCAACCTCCTCAACCACTGCTACGTCGTCTGGGAACGCGCCCCTACGCTTGCTCACTTTTCCCCCGACTCTCATTGGTCCCAAATTGAG ATTGTGAGAGCGGTGATTGAAGTGATGATGCTTGAGCAACCTCTGTCTTCCAATGTGATATGTACTGGTTATGATAAG TGTAATCAGTCAAGCCCCATTGTGGAGCTTCTAAATTCTTCGGCTTGGTGTCTTCTATTAGAAAGG GTTGGGGATGGTATTATGGTTTATTTACTAAGGAATGCGTCTATATTTTTGCCAATTCAGCGTAAGAAACATGAGCAGGTCACAGGTCTTCCTATCAGTAACTTATGTCCGAAGAAGTTGAAGCCTGCACCGCAGGCACTACATCAACAGTCATTGCAAAATCCATGTG GACCCCGGaaaaagagggaaagagaTGATAACATACAGTCAATGTTGAAGAGACAGCAGCTCGGTAGTTCTTTCAGCACTGATGAAACATTCAGTTCTGTTACCTGCAGTGATAGTGGATTTGATAGGAATAAGCATGGCCATACTGAAGCAGCTATGGAAACAACCAGCACTGTTAGCGATGGCGATGAGGGTAATTTAAATCATGAACTTCAACAGAGTTCAGAAAGGCTTAAGAAGCGTAAAAGACCATTTAGATGGCAGCGCTGCAGGAAGCGCAGACAATTAACTTCTCAAGAAACCAGCGTTAAGGGTCCTTTCACAACAGTTCTTGCTGACAAAGAGAGCTTACCTGGCAGGCTTTCTTGTTGCTTGAAACCGAGCTCAGGTCTTCATGATACAAAG TGCTCTTGTTTGGGGTTCCAAGTTGCACAAAAGGTTGCCAAAGGGGCTGAAATAGACAGAAAATCCATGTTCTTTAACTTGGAACGCTCATTATCAGTTTTCCCCAAAAGAC ATGTGCTGAATTCTGTAAAGCCCAATTCTGTCGGTGCAGAGTCTCTTGTTAAGTGTATTTTTGGCATGTCGGACATAGAAAGTGCTCTGTCCAAGATATGTCCTCATGGAAGTGGTCCTTGTCTCATGGGTTCTGCATGCCT AGCTCGGCATTGCCATCATTTGAGATTATTGGAGAAGCATTGTTTTATTACATCTCCAAATCCGAATGCTATTAAAAATTCTGGTTGCATCTTTGAG GGAGAAAGGCGGGGTAACAGTGTACTGAAGAAATCTCAGTGTTGTACTACTGATTCTTGCAATGGTTCTCCAGCAGCCATTGATTCTCATTCTGAGGCAATTAAGTCTTACTGCTTGAAAAGTCAGGTGGTGTCCTTTGTATGGGCTGTTTGTAGGAGTATTATTCCACCAGATTTGCTAGGAACTCCTTCTAACTGGAGAATGTTGAGGAGAAATATTTCCAAGTTCATTTGTCTTAgaagatttgaaaatttttctttaaagcaATGTATGCATAAATTGAAAACATCTAGGTTCCCATTTTTATCAGATAAACAGTATTTCTGCTGCATGAATAATCAGGCACCAAAAGGCGTAGATGGAAAAAGTTCAGAAATTAATAAAGGATCCACTAAATTGAATGATGCCGCACATCttgtaaaacaaaaagtcTTAGAAAGCTGGATTTATTGGTTCTTTTCATCTATAATTGTTCCTTTGTTGCAAGCCAACTTCTATGTCACTGAGAGTGAGAATGGGAAGCAAGATTTATATTACTATCAAAAGTCAGTGTGGGAGAAAGTGAAGAATAAGACCGTTACTTGCATGAAAGCTCAGAACTATCATTACTTGGATACTGCAACAACTAGAAGGATTATAAGAAAAAGATTGTTTGGTTTTTCAAAGCTCCGGATTTGTCCAAAAGAATATGGAGTGAGGTTGCTAGCAAATTTAAAAGCATCATCAAGAATGCCAAGGCAAGAGTTCTATTTGGGAGATCGGTCCGGTGGAAGACTAGGAAGAACAAAAATGCATCAGAGAAGGGTCAGATTTGAACATTTTAAGTCAGTGAATCGTGTTCTTCGTGATACACATGCTGTTTTAAAATCTATACGATTCAAGGAGCCAGAGAAGTTAGGTTCATCAGTGTTTGATTACAATGATGTCTACAGAAAGTTGTGCCCTTTTGTAATTGGTTTGAAGAATGGATCGGCAATGATGCCTGATGTATTTATTGTTGTTTCTGATGTGTCAAAAGCCTTTGATTCTGTTGACCAGGATAAGCTGCTTTGTGTAATGAAAGATGTCCTAAGAACAGATGAATACTTTCTCAAACATGCTTATGAAGTTCTTTGCACAAagaaatctttgtgggttcaTGAGAAGCCTATATTAGTGGATCAAAATACCAGCTCGAGATTTAAATCTTCTGTCGTACACCGATCATTGCACAGTGTCCTTGTTAATCAG GAGTGTAGTAGGTCTGTGAAGAAGCAGGAGCTATTTTTTAATCTAAATCAACATGTGAAACGCAATGTTCTGCAGTTGGATAAGAAGTTTTATTTGCAAGGTGTAGGCATTCCTCAAGGAAGTGTTTTGTCTTCTTTGCTTTGCTCATTATACTATGGACATCTGGACAGGAATGTGATCTTTCCATTTCTTGAAAAAACTTGGGAACCTGCAAGAGTAGATTTATCAAGAGGACATAATTTTGAAGACACTTCTGCTGCACAGAGTGGTAGTGAGGATAAAATTGGTTCGTCCTCTAGTCATTTTCTAGTAAGGTTTATTGATgactttcttttcatttcaacttCAAAGAAGCAGGCTTCTAGCTTCTACTCCAGGTTGCAAAGAGGATTTCGGGATTACAACTGCTTCATGAATGAGAAAAAGTTTGGCGTAAACTTTAATATTCGACCGATGCCTGGGCTGCCATCAAACAGAGTATACCTTGGTGAAGACGGCATATCATTCCTTCGATATTGTGGTTTGCTTATCAATTCTTGCACTCTCGAAGTTCAGGCAGACTACACAAA GTATTTGAGCAACCATTTAAGTTCAACTCTTACTGTCAGCTGGCAAGGCCAACCTAGTCGTcatttgaaggaaaaattgTGTGACTATATGAGACCTAAATGTCATCCAATATTCTTTGATTCCAACATTAATTCAGCATCTGTTGTGAGATTAAATATCTACCAAGCGTTCTTGTTATGTGCAATGAAGTTCCATTGTTATGTTCGCGACATATCAAACATATGGAAACTTTGCAATAGATCCTATGCTAACATGATCAAGAGATCTTTGAG GTACATGTATGTGCTCATAAAGAGAAGGATGCGTTCTGTGTATAATGGTTCTGACTTCCAACCAATACTTCAATTGGAAAAGGGAGAAGTTGAGTGGCTTGGTTTATTTGCTTATATCCAAGTACTGAAGAGAAAGCAATCACGGCATAAGGAGTTGCTCTCCTTATTGACATCTAAGTTGTTGAGTCATAAAATAACGGGGTCTGTGTCTTCTCAACTAAGTTATGCTGTTGATAGATCACATTCCTCTCTAATGTGGAAGATCAAGTATTAG